The sequence AAATTTTGAACACTTTAGGATCGAAAAAGCTgagtgattctgagtagaaattacataaaaaatccGAAATCTGACAAAAGTGTAGTGTAACAACTTGAAATAAAAAGGCCCACCTAatgatttatatttgtatacaaAAGCGTCGaacaaaaaaaggaattttatttttgttttatccattgttttattattttaaatttttaaataaatgaaaatctaaattaaaattcgtaaaatttagttatttcgaatataaatgcaaatttaaaacatttgctTGTTTGATACCACATATAATATGAAGTagcattttatattaaatgcaaataaaatacacattttttttctcaaatgTGTCAAAATCACAAGTTGCGTCGATTTATCGTATCAACACATCATCGTTTCATAATAttgttgatattttaaaatactcTTATTCATGCATGTATAGATGATCTCATTTAATTGGCTTTTTTAATGTAGAGAATAACATAAATGCTGAATTTTTAATTCCACAATCAATTTGAAAATTGCTGCCTAAgttactacatttttttttttataccacgacggtggcaaacaagcatacggcccgcctgatggtaagcagtcaccgtagcctatggacgcctgcaacaccagagatattacatgcgcgttgccgaccccttaaaaacctgtacactccttttttgaagaaccccatactgtagcccctcgggaaaacctcggcagggagctcattccatagccgaagcgtacgcgggaccatttaggtgctagggtgtgaggatgaacgccctgctgatggcgagcggtgcggtgatagaaagcggccgttggcatcatgtcaaacaattcttcagagcacagcccattgtacaggcggtagaacacacacacaaaaaaaaagtacccttTTCAAGTCTACATGTAtcaaaccatttttttaattgttcgGACGTCTTCAATTTTCATATTATAACATTCTTTTTACCTATTCTATTCTTTAGATTTCTTATTAAAGCTCtatctactgtccgcgcgccaattccgtgcattcggactattcggaggtcgaggtagtggggtgtgcgccgcgcccgtacgtacaaaatgacaccactctgtcatgacacccaacattcctaacattcctcagccgtgcacggaattcgcgcgcggacagtatatcttatttaaaaaagatatttttttcttcttcttagtGTGTTTTTGTTAAACCTTCACTACCTCACTTCCTGCTCACATTTAAGCAATATTTTACGTAATCCAATGTATGTCAGTGTATGTCAATACCTAGATATTTACGCAAAACTtccataaaatacaataaattggGGTTGATCCCAGCCTCACAATTTACTTGCTAATTTTAGGATGGCATTTCCTAtttaaaaccatttatttacgtaattaaatatacagaggtacaacaatacaaatactaaactaaattaataactagcttaaatctaaaataggcccttgaggcattgtaccaaggatgctggcggcatttcctcgctgtatcgcaatgctgatacgttgtgcgaggaagccgccagctcttcggtcaccagttacgtcaaccaaacGCTTCACGATTTCTGCAaaaaacttgtgcgcgctgggaccccatggacctagagtttcgtATTTgtctaaaaaatataataaaaaaatgcaatattttatttttcagcaGTTCtatgattaattatttaaaaaaaaccgataGATTTGTATTGAAATACCCAAGGTATTCTatattttaaatcacatttataatcgggaccaccacgaccagtgaaacctgtcgaaacgtcggtaaataaaggtaacaaaataaattcgcgaaaAATACCCGTTTATAAACGTGATTTAAtatgttcaaagcgcgaaggttttaaatgttatattctgtattttttttagacaAAAGCTTTATTTGAGATatgttgttttaataaaatctgCTCATTACTATGTATAGTtatgataatatatttttcttcatttttattttatgaacaaCGTTTTTGATGTTCAAGTTTTATGCAAATTTCATATTAATGTTTCATTTCTGAATGTGTTGAGTCTCTGGCAGCTTTTAATATATCCATCATTCATAAAATCAGCCTTAAATATTATATGGTAAAGTCCATCTAAGCTAATTTTGCCCCGACTTTAACAGAACAAAGTGGAAGAgtatcattattattaacatcACATTTTCATAGAACTTTTACATTAATAATGACATCGCCACACTTTGTTATTGCAAaagccatgcagagttagcttggtccgactataAGCAGAACTCGGTTAAAAGTATTCAGTTGCGCAAAAGGGCATAAAACTCTTACTTAAAAAATGTTTGcaatttcattattaaaaatGCAAAGTTTAAAATGgtaatacaaaatttacaatcATTTTGTAGTAAGCCTGTATTTTTAAGTAACTCCAGTAGAATCCGCATATAATGAATGCCATCGAATGGTAGTGACAAATACGTCATTATAAGCGGATGTTATATAAAACATAGTTCATCAAATTCTTATTTACTtgtgttaagaggaaagggggcgaccgcctcgaaaccggttttccatacaaacgtacatACACAATTTGATGTGTTTTAATCATAGATATGCCCGACCGTtgaatttttttagggtttttaattattttaaaagttaggagcgaaaaaacacaatttgatgtatttataTCATAGATATGCCCGACCaaactgttaaaaaaattaaacattttttttagggtttttaattattataagttaggagcgaaaaacaggtttcatacaaatttttaaaagatcctaactcttataataaagtaaaaatcgaaaaaaaaaaacggtcgggcatagctgtgattaaaatacataactttgtgtaataatattttccacaatgtcaatatccagggaggaaattgaggactacatttgtatggagaatcgatcgtcccctatcctcttaagaGATCGCTTtctagcgataagaccgcctgttgtttacctctacttctgttgctgttttttttttgtttttttattgaggtgtgcacaCAGAGTATTGTATTATCTTAGGCTTTTATCCCTTTTCCAAGTTTTGTCTGCCAATAACAAATGAAGGGTACAtgaaaagaacatgtctagtcactttagtaacattttgagtaatcgaggttttaaaatttggaactgaAAATTTATGGTAaatccgtgaccaggtcttttttaacaaaaaaaagttgtgttacatatatatatatatatatatatatatatatttttttattttttttattgcaaagggaaacaaacagcatataatcacacatataatttaacaaattgagttgacacaacagccagaacagtttccacttatagttaacacaattatacagtggtagcaaaagacaCGAAGAGAGTGGTagagatataactaatagtttattagctctacattttgagatgaaaatctcattttccgaaaaaagtgactagacatgttctttccgtgtacccttgaATGATTTTCAAAATACAGACTTTGTAATACTTGTGTTGTATAGCGGTAGCAGCATAGCAGAATTTGTGTAAGCATATGACATTAATATATAGTCGATACTGTAGTTTAAGATTAACGTCTTAAGAGCGTTGTAAATATCCTGAcacataaattattgtatttcataataaaatattgatcGGTCACtgtggttttattttaaagcaaactttataaaaaaaaatacaagttatTTTTATGTGCATTGGACTATACATTATGTAGgttgtgaaaaatattttgccgtcgtattttctcggaaacgttcgcatttgtcatgctacttcagtcaacctcagtaggtactttttgtactgagactgactgaagtagcattTTAACAGTCATAACACGTTCGTgcatttccgtgaaaatacgatggcaaaggattattcactacatctgtactgtaccgtaaaacggggtggctttcaaatgcaggggcgtgtttgaaattttagtttttaagccaTGAATACATTTTTATGCGATATTTTTTACAGTAATCTAACAGTTACATGAACattttcagtaaataatgaatGCTGGTAATTTTATGGCCGTTTTAAAACTCCAAGTAACCCCCTAATTTCCTAAAGCCCCCGTTTCACGGTCCCTATAGTTCCTGCCGCTAAAAAAATTAGGAAACTTCTTGCTAAGGGAAAACGGAAATATTTACAGTTTCGCTCAAACTTGCGACCTTTTGGAACACCGGCGAAGCTTACCCGAAGTGTGCGAACTTTTCCATTCTCCTTTTGTTGACAAGCCTTAGgtcattttttaaatgcaaaaggTCAAATTCGAGTCCTGCAGCGCTGAATTTTTCcgattaaaaaatatgtaatattactTGCAGACTGCAGACGTATCTggttgataaaataaaacaatacctagtaaccattgagttattattaggCACTTAATGTACTTTATAGAAGCCATAACAATGAAATTGTTGctatcgcaacctgtaccacgcaacctgaacgtcgtaagcgccataaaattcatggcgcttacgcgtttaggccGCGAGATTAACGCTCGGcttctatcatcatcatctcctaACCGATTTCGGCCACTGCGACTGCGTTCTACCGCTGAGGGCATCGCTGGTGCGCTCTTAGGTGACTGACATAGCCAATTTTTGCAGCAAATGTGCGACAATACTCGCTGCAGGTCAGCATCCCTCCGACATAATTGTAAAGTATGGCCACAGGCGGTCTGGCCTGTAACTTAGCGTCGAGTTCTGTGCGCCGCCTAGCTTCAAACTGACGCACATGCGTCTGCACAATATGCCTCCAACGTGGACGGTCACTGGCTAGACTCCCATGTCGTTGGCTCTATATGAGCTCTCTTCATATGCCGCTTCAACACAGTTTTGAACCGCAAGAACTGGTCGCCTTGCTTGCGCTTTCCATCTTGCAGTTCGCAGTTGAAGATGCGTTTCGCGACTCGGTTCTGGGACATTCGGGAGACGTAACCGCACCATCTCGTAGCTGTCGTCTCATTAGGTAGGCCGTAGGCCTCCATTCTAGCGctgatgcacgctgcgtcagacaaatgtgcacgcaatcatattaaatgtatgaaaccgatatgcgtatACCGGGCTTAAGGATCTCCGTGTTCCTAACACGGTCGGACCAATGGACGCCCATAATTCCGCGGAGGCATCTTAGATGGAAGCTGTCTATATAATGAGCGAATATGCTTACGATACAGGCACCACGTTTCTGAGGTATACAAGAGATTCGGCAAGACGTCTTCTATTCTATGGTGTGTCGTCAAAACAACAACGAATAGCGCagaatactggttctctgtgccagTTCTATACGTAGGTAGTATTTCATTGGTTTAAACTTCTCGCATCTATATATATTCATCTATAACATATAATTTACACTATTTATTcatgtaataacaattaaaaatacatataaaacttaaaaaactaaaactaaaaataaataaaactaatcttaaaataaatacctaaagactaatcccctgcggcacgcggcatggtgccgtagatgctggcagcatttcctcgctgtattgcaatgcttactctttgtgcgaggaagctgccagctctacgatcacgtctataatttttttagccaattgtttaaataatgaagacgcattcggaccccacgggccaagggtctcGACCCCAAAAGGTACGAAATCGTATTCGGGGCCGAGACccctatattttgtattttttaatttctcagcCGCCTCTGCCGCCGCGCCAACTTTTGCAGTAGTGCCGTGGAGATGAGACGGGGCTAGGGTGTCTACACATGTGACGTCCCACACCAGcacccgtcccatcttccacggAACCAGTGACATTCCGTCCGGTCTCTTACCATCGTCTCTTACAATACCAGCAGGCTCGAGAAGAGCTGGCACGTTGACGCTGGCAAGAGACCGGCGGTGAATATCGTTAAGCGCGGCGTGCGTGGAACAAATAACATTGAATTCTTTGCTCTACAGTGACATATACGTGAGATCTGACACATTGCGCTATTGTAATAATTGAGGAATGAAGATCTTGACGATATGCCTAGTTATGTTTATGTCAGATGTTTATAAACAACAATTATTGTTTGAGGATACGAACACTATTATCATCGATACAACGTCTACGAGATTTTAGTTTGGCTTATGAAGTGTAGCCGGAAAggttaaggtggtaaaaaaaaacaaggaacTCATATTCCTCTTTTAGTGTTAGAATTTCTAGTTTTTGTGAGCCATGAAGATTTATATTACTATAAAAGTTATGGCTAAAGTTTTTTAACCAGGTTTAGCTTAGATATTCTACTGTGTAAGTCGACTCGAGAGACCTAAACTCGTCTTGGATCCTGATATGAGAACACAGGTATTACCTAGCATCTTAAGCAAATCATTCTAATACTACGTATTCATAGGACTACCTTCTTCATTCCTTTTCGACTTCTTCATTCACTTTTCCAATCGCTTGAACACAacttgtattttacttctcgtgtgttgaaagacgagcaagcgaaaggattctatagttctaaaatagaatcctgagcgtagcgagcgtAGAatattccacactcgcgggtaaaatacaactttgcatccttgtataacaaataactatgttTTGTCGAATCCGAAGATCGCAATGAACACGCGCAAAATATCATATCAAAGGAGCCTTATACATATTTCCACTTCTGTACTTTTTCTAATTATTCTgtgtattctgtttttttattccgtagactaaaatgacatttcatgtggtactaagaaatgtcatctcatacaaatgaaacgtcattttagtctacggaataaaaaaacagactttagtAATTTATGCTAAACCTCTACATTATGGAGGGTAGAGGTCCTTCTGGTCCTTACACTTGACATATTGCGTCACCAAATGTCTAGAAGACATGTAATTCATGTAAACAAACCCACACCTACCgttatatttgtattattctaCATTTTTACCCAatgttacctttattttataattttctgtttaGACTTAGACTTTATTTTCATAGCAATGTATTTTAGTATTCTGATTTTGATAATAAATTCGTGTGATAGCAGTGACTACATTTGTGCCGAAATTATGGATAAATCCTTCAGAACCCGTGATATTTTGGGTAAGCACTACATAAATTACTAATGCAAATGCATATTTGGGTCCTATATATTGTTAAGAGATGGTTGACCTAAAGCAAAAATATCAGTATCAACTGAtaaatagagaaataagtaagcttagggtgctcactccatacaactGGTTATTAGCCCGAAAGCTTGACATAATGAAGGCAGGGCGACTAAGGGGGTTAAGGGAGGAGCGGAGAGCGGACGGGGGCTTGAATACCAAGTTTTACAACGGGCGCCCTAATCAGTCCCCCTAGTCGGCATTTCTTCATTAAGCCAGGCTTCCGGGCTAATAACTAGTGtacggagtgagcactctaagcttaGGTACCTTCTGATTTTTCTCTATGGTTTATGCAAACCAATGGAGGGAGAGTGAAGAATCCAGCAACCAgtccagggatgttgcgaatattcgcatctgcatccgcaaccgcggaacttccgcatttttttcaacatccgcatccgcataaaatcgatgcggagcttaatgcggatgtggaacagttaggtacaggaacgtcttagcggcggcgtaagtgctaggtaatgtcgtcattagccaataggaatctcgttacGTTTTTGTGATCGTCGATCGAGTACTTTAGCCTATGagggacagcgacaagaagtgaaaagtttgttttatttggactttagtatagtaatgcgattgtggggcacctatattgttgttcaaatactaaaagtttcgtttttttaaataaaaattactaaagtgtaatatttgaagtTTTTTATGCGTAGGTATATCTCGACACCCGCTTCCGCGGaagtgagcctttaaaaatcagcatccgcaacatccctgaacCTGTCTATGAAGCACGGTACATACATTCATGGGGTTTCTATTATATATGCACAAAGTACCGACACTACACATTGATTAATGATCAGTGTTTATTGCGAAGTTCGTACATTTCCCATTGAAATGATTAAAGGCAAGTAGCTAATGTGAAGTCCAGCCACACTTATTGTATTATATTCCAGAAATGTATCTACTGATATTGTTGGTTGGCCTGACTCTGGCTTCTGAGGACGAGCAGCAATACTGCGGGGGGCGCTACACACACCTCTGTCTAGGGAAAGGCCAGCATGTGGCCTGCCAGTTTCCAGTGGTAAGATAACATCAGAtattaggtatacctacagAAATGGATCTACTAATATTAATGACCAACCACCACCAAGTTTACCAAGTAACCAAACTATTACCAAGCAAGTTTATTACCAAGTTTTCTCAATAAACTACAATTCTTGAGAAAATTGCAGACAGAGCAGCGTCACAGTTTTGAAGCAGCGTGGCTGGAGATTGTAGGTAGTCGTAAAGTGCGTATAGGTACTACACTACGTTtgtcgctgtcactgtcacatttcgcaagaaagagcgggaaagatcatgcgcgccaagtgtcaattttggtcgaattttgtcgatttttatttagtttaacccttaaatgcatgattttttgtataactttttaatacattgaaatagatgtgtcatgctgtataaaagtaataaatgtgattttggatagctgcatattgagccacggaccatcaaatatacgatgcatatatacatcattatgcatttaagggttaaaaacgtTACCAtagaatatcgaaattcgaaagctatgaaattactatttaagttaagattgttttttctttttttttgttttttcacataataaataatcgagTAAAGTTAGACTAAAAGTCCGAgtaagaggttactttgggaattatttgtatcgagcgaagtgtcataattcgtgtatcggaagctatgtaattaaagataatatagtaaaaaactacatatattttttccacgtctacgaatatcaacgcctcttagaaaaacatgatcatataagatttttcgcattctggctcagggaaccgccttaactacGCTAATTTGTTACAGGCAGGTTCGGGGCCTAACTGTCAAAACTACTCGAGGATTCGTTTCACCGCTGAACTTCGAAATGTTATCACTAATTTCATAAACAAGTCAGTTAAGTTATATTCGTTTGCCATTAATACAGTAGATCTGTAGTTGCGGAAAGTTTTcgaaaaatttagaaaaaatcacCGGAGACAGCTTTCATTTTAGAAACGAAAAAAATCGAttgatatacaaatatatgacaaTCAATGAGAATGTTTCCAAGTGGAAATTTCGGAATTTTAGAAACTTTTCGACGGTACATCAGTAGCCATTAATCACATAtcgataacaataataatacatgAACTATTGAGACTAACCCACACGATCACTTTACCACAAGTTATCATAGGATGTCATAGGTCATAgacctacatatttttttatatatattattttattttatatatttttattagccacatattttgaataaggtgtagagtttgtgaagttagggcttgtagagctagaagcttggctctatggttatggtttcgtcttggcaacattttacatgaaaatgtttttgatgggatttttTACTTTTCCTTGACAAGAGGTGTGTTTGGATGCGTGGCGATTAGCCACAAAGTGTTACTCCAAATAGGTGAATAATTATTTCAGACGGAGGCAGAGGATCGCTGCAGGCCATGAGAGAGTTAGAGGAGGCAAACACATACCGACTCCGCAGGTCATGATGTTTGTTGTGAGTATCTGCCCACTTACAGCCATTACGCTTTCGGTATACTTCGGCCTTTAATGATCGTGGGccgtatacctacctatttaactaactattttatgtatatagtatTCGGTTTTCAGtacttcaaaataattaatatttaataccttgagcATCGtgaaaataagtgattccacaATTTAGTTTAGTCACAGATTACCTAGATAATAGGTTTAGTTACCTAATGACATAGGGACAGTAGGTACCAAGATACCGGTTATTGGTCTGACCATTTTTAGGATGCTGTTCAAATTGTGAAAATGTAACATTCGAAGCTCAATATAAAGATGACTTTAgcagtttatattttttttaatagcctgtagTGTCTCCCCTCGTTTTGTTTTCCATgcctcccgttgttgagctgtttctggccagttattagtgaaggtgtctaagtcgtcccgccatctccgcctgggcctgccacgtccgcgcttattTTGCGGCGTCCACTTGGTgactaaattataaatttattacctataattttataagtaaaggtattacctaataaaacaaattcatTATAGGAATGGGACGTCGAGTTGGCGAGACTTGCTCAGAGATTGGCTGACCAATGCTACTTTGTCCATGACGAATGCAGAGCGACAGGTAACTATTTAAGCATGCATCTCATACAGTGTGTTAgcggttcgtgtgactcttaggTAATACTTTAATTGACCGTTTTTCCTGTTTCTAGTTCGGTACCCCTACGCCGGTCAATCCGTAGGCGAAGTGCGATGGCGACATCTCAGCGACAACTACGAACTGAGCGCTCAGCGCGCTATTCGACGCGTGTTCGACGCCTGGTGGGGCGAGCGGCGGCGGGTAGAACCGCATCAACTCGTCAAGCCTTTCAAAATTAGCAATAAGTAAGTGGCAGCACCTTCTGATAGTTCGGTGGCGACATCTCAGCGAATACTATACTACGAACTGAGCGCTCAGCGCGCTATTCGACGCGTGTTAGACGCCTGGTGGGGCGAACGGCGGGGGGAAAACCGCATCAACTAGTGAAGCCTTTCAGAATTAGCGACAAGTAAGTGACATCATCTTCAGATAGTTACTTGTACCTACGAGCTAGAAGTGCGATGGCGACATCTCAGCGACAACTACGAACTGATCAGCGCGGCATTCGACGCGTGTTCGACGCCTGGTGGGGCGAGCGGCGGCGGGTAGAACCGCATCAACTCGTGAAACCTTTCAGAATTACCGAAAAGTCAGTAATAACTAAGTTAACTAGGGAAATTGTGGTTATATCTGACATTTTTGAAGGCAGACGGAATACTCTAGCTCAGTTATTGATACTAATGGTTCACAATGCTCGACAGAACTACCTAAGATGCTCGTATCTACCTAGTAGGGGAGATCATTTACTTTTATCAATATAAGACGTAACTTACTATAAGATGATTTGTGGTCAAGATAgattttaattcataaaaaaaagaaaaaaaccctATTTTCTTGTATAAACTCCCCCTTTTTTCTCCAGAGGCCTAGTCTGGGGCCACTTCAGCCAACTCGCAGTATGGTCGCTCCGTGCGGTCGGCTGCGGCGCCGTCCGCCACGGCGAAGACTACCCTCGTCTGCTGCTCGTCTGTAACTTCTCTCATACGAACATGCTTGGAGAGAAGACGATTGTCCCGGGGGAAGTGGGGCCGTGCCCGGAGCATACGAGGAGGAAAGCGAGGTCTAACTTCCCGCTGTTGTGTGCCTCGGTTAGTACCATTGTGTATTTACTTACCTTAGGTAATCATTAGACTCTGGCACAGcgaacttgtcagtagaaaaaggcgtaatgtgtcagtaaaaaaaaattaaaaatggagaGGCCACGACGTTTATCTCCTGACAAGTCGGGACAACTACCCGTTTttgttcaatgtttattattattacacaacAGTAAAAACATCCGCGGACtggtccgaagatagatcccccGGTTTCAACAATAAAGTGACGCTCGGTGGAGAGGACTGGGTTTATATAAAACTATTgtagctcaatccagtgattcgTTCCAGTTGTCAGCAAGTGCTCAGCCATTGCGGATTTGTGTACTTGGCGATTTTTAACAGCCGCTATGTGTTCTTTACCCTCTGGTGAACGCTATGCTTCTTAGTCTGGCCAATATACCTAGGTAccatattgttatattttactATATTGTTACTATAATTTATACCTACGTTTTAATTTTGACACGAGATTTGTTCTCAAGTATCTATGTGTCATACAAATCAATTACCTATTGTTTCATTTACTGTGGCAAAACGTTAACTTGCAGTGCAGGACGCGCTTAAAGCGTCTGCTAGACGGTTGCCGACAAGCCTCAGACGGCGCGACCTTGGTCTGTGGGTCGTCGTGATGGCCGTCTGAGTGTTTTGAGGGCCCACGGCGAATACCGaatttcgcaaattgcgggcatctttctctgtcactttaATTACGCCTGAATtcgagtaaaagagaaagttgcccgcaatttgcgaacttcggtgtacGCGGTGTGCCCTCTGGCTAGACGGTTGGCCGACCACAGTGTGTTCAGAACTCGCAGACGGACAACACGGATTGCAAAATGGCCCGTAGCAATTGCAATTGACATAAGAatggaaaaaaatgaaaaagggTATCGATGAAACGCTGGCTTATAAAACGGTATTAGTTATTTAAACTTAATGAATTTGCTGAACTACGATTACATTCATAACTTTCTCAGAATAGAGAGCAAAGTCTTTGATGAATTATTAGAAATGGTGCGACCTCGGATCACTAAAAGATACAAATATGAAACCTGCTGTCTGCTGAAGAACGGCTTATCGCTACACTtcgatatttaaatacaaatacaaatacagatACAAATACACAGCCGCAGGAAGGGGTACAGAGATCTTAGATATAGTGCAATAGTTCCACATCAACTGCTCTCGGAAATTCTAGAAACTTGTCGGTCAACCTACAGGGTaagttacaaattatttattattgtaaatatatttataacatgaTCATGcgaataaatacctaataatttaatttttaaacaccGATAATCTGTATCGTCGAAGATATTTACACTATCGTCAGAAGGCTCGCATGTTGATGAGTGATCTTGGGGTTCAGGCACATGTATGGTAGGTGGTTGTGTGTAAGGATGTGAAACTTGGCTATGAATGGGAGAATATGTGACAGGTGAAAGTGATGCGGAATTATGGTTTTGCATTTGGGTTGGGGTTGCGACTGGACG is a genomic window of Cydia strobilella chromosome 20, ilCydStro3.1, whole genome shotgun sequence containing:
- the LOC134750740 gene encoding venom allergen 3-like, giving the protein MYLLILLVGLTLASEDEQQYCGGRYTHLCLGKGQHVACQFPVAGSGPNCQNYSRIRFTAELRNVITNFINKRRQRIAAGHERVRGGKHIPTPQVMMFVEWDVELARLAQRLADQCYFVHDECRATVRYPYAGQSVGEVRWRHLSDNYELSAQRAIRRVFDAWWGERRRVEPHQLVKPFKISNKGLVWGHFSQLAVWSLRAVGCGAVRHGEDYPRLLLVCNFSHTNMLGEKTIVPGEVGPCPEHTRRKARSNFPLLCASVKEQIKNSRVVEEEVLDESDYDDEEGNSEVLQENLKKLGAVVTGKPKRYREDEWGNNRLKPTEETDIEETATAKKWTTGAYLDEHEIISDDDADYITPLKQATKAPHRKLRVKIKPITITTPETSGRKIIIDEEEYRSLAEKSERINP